One stretch of Dissulfurimicrobium hydrothermale DNA includes these proteins:
- a CDS encoding bifunctional glycosyltransferase family 2/GtrA family protein, which translates to MMVISRATETAERDIAPTRLPVVVIPAYQPPGNLIGIVAELLHEPYPLIVIVNDGSSIDRSWIFDAVSRMERVVVLSHAVNLGKGQALKTAFNYVLLNAPSTIGVVTVDADGQHLPKDVLRVAEALAETPESLCLGTREFEGGVPLRSRIGNAVTRQVFRFFVGQPLADTQTGLRGIPARFLKKLLRVQATGYEFELEMLILASRIGMNIREISIRTIYEKHNPTSHFNPILDSMKIYFVFIRFVSASLASFFIDTTVFSISLFLTGQIFLSMVVGRIVSGTFNFLSVKVMVFQSRGNILLETVKYISLVVALMLISYGLIKSLVVFGGINPYAAKILAETTLFFASFSIQRSFIFQSDMNRPY; encoded by the coding sequence ATGATGGTAATTAGCCGCGCCACAGAAACTGCAGAAAGGGATATCGCCCCCACAAGACTGCCTGTAGTCGTTATCCCGGCATATCAGCCGCCAGGTAACCTGATCGGGATAGTGGCCGAACTGCTTCATGAACCCTACCCTCTTATAGTGATTGTAAACGACGGCTCATCCATTGACAGGAGTTGGATATTTGACGCCGTCTCCAGGATGGAACGAGTGGTTGTACTGAGCCATGCAGTTAATCTCGGCAAGGGTCAGGCGCTCAAAACGGCCTTTAATTACGTGCTCCTGAACGCACCTTCAACTATAGGGGTAGTAACGGTCGATGCAGACGGCCAACACCTTCCAAAAGACGTACTGCGTGTGGCCGAAGCGCTGGCCGAGACCCCGGAATCCCTGTGTCTTGGGACAAGAGAATTCGAAGGCGGCGTGCCACTCCGAAGCCGCATAGGAAACGCCGTCACAAGACAGGTATTCCGCTTCTTTGTCGGGCAGCCGCTTGCCGACACACAGACCGGACTCCGAGGAATACCGGCCAGATTTTTAAAAAAACTGCTTCGCGTCCAGGCGACCGGCTATGAATTCGAGCTCGAAATGCTCATTCTGGCATCAAGGATCGGGATGAATATACGCGAGATTAGCATAAGGACCATATATGAGAAGCATAACCCAACTTCCCATTTCAATCCGATCCTCGACTCCATGAAGATATATTTTGTCTTCATAAGATTTGTTTCGGCCTCGCTCGCCTCGTTTTTCATAGATACCACTGTGTTTTCCATATCCCTGTTCCTGACCGGCCAAATATTTCTCAGCATGGTCGTCGGACGGATCGTAAGCGGGACGTTCAATTTTTTGTCAGTGAAGGTGATGGTATTCCAATCGAGAGGGAATATCCTGCTTGAGACGGTCAAATACATATCGCTGGTCGTTGCGCTTATGCTCATCTCATACGGGCTGATTAAATCCCTCGTGGTATTCGGCGGTATAAACCCATATGCGGCTAAGATACTGGCAGAGACGACCCTATTTTTTGCAAGCTTTTCCATACAACGGAGCTTCATCTTCCAAAGTGATATGAATAGACCGTACTAG
- a CDS encoding bifunctional nuclease family protein, with amino-acid sequence MANIQMYVHAITIDPDTNTPIVILKEVDGDRTLPIWIGLLEATAIATEMEKIEFSRPMTHDLIINLLNAIGAEVLKIEVSDLKDNTYFALITLKYGEKEAKVDARPSDAVAIALRAGAQIFVNESVIRQVRSFDGQGSLKRSAGQKSWDEILNELDPKDFKYKM; translated from the coding sequence ATGGCAAATATACAGATGTATGTGCATGCAATCACTATAGATCCTGATACAAATACGCCCATTGTGATACTGAAAGAAGTCGACGGCGACAGGACGCTTCCCATATGGATAGGTCTTTTGGAGGCTACGGCTATCGCGACAGAGATGGAGAAGATAGAATTTTCAAGACCGATGACCCATGATCTTATTATAAATCTACTTAATGCAATCGGGGCAGAGGTCTTGAAAATCGAGGTGTCCGATCTAAAAGACAACACATATTTTGCCCTTATCACCCTTAAGTATGGAGAAAAAGAGGCAAAGGTGGATGCGAGACCGAGTGATGCGGTGGCTATCGCACTCAGGGCAGGTGCTCAGATATTTGTAAACGAATCGGTTATAAGACAAGTCAGGTCATTTGATGGGCAAGGATCACTGAAGAGATCTGCCGGCCAAAAGAGCTGGGATGAGATATTAAATGAGCTTGATCCAAAAGATTTTAAGTACAAGATGTAG
- a CDS encoding DUF4911 domain-containing protein: MDGLNEFILRIEPSMVYLLRFILEGYDNSFMVSTVDKAAGVVRIIAIEGAKEDLFEILMSLSWRLRPFAVGSIQQNSYESHDCKD, translated from the coding sequence ATGGATGGATTAAATGAATTCATCTTGCGCATAGAGCCATCGATGGTATATCTTTTGCGTTTCATATTGGAAGGTTACGACAACTCATTCATGGTGAGCACCGTCGATAAGGCGGCCGGGGTTGTCCGTATAATTGCAATTGAAGGCGCAAAAGAAGATCTTTTTGAGATATTGATGTCTTTAAGCTGGAGGTTAAGACCGTTTGCTGTCGGTTCCATTCAGCAAAACAGCTATGAAAGCCATGATTGCAAAGACTGA
- the miaB gene encoding tRNA (N6-isopentenyl adenosine(37)-C2)-methylthiotransferase MiaB codes for MKAMIAKTDIRRKRLYIATFGCQMNEYDSIKMIQVLGSEYSITKDPRNADLILVNTCSIREKAEHKLYSLVGRFKEFKLKNPELIIGVGGCVAQQEGERLLKSLPHIDLVFGPQGLYRLPEMIGAVKAGVGPVCATELSGDFAIPFTGVPVLGEGAVRAFVTIMQGCDNFCTYCIVPYVRGREVSRPVGDIFTEAKALVEQGVKEIILLGQNVNSYGKKNGGLGFAGLLKQVAKIPGLLRLRFTTSHPRDLGDDVAECFRDIPNLCKHLHLPVQSGSTRILKRMNRRYTREDYLDRIKTLRDMCPSITFTTDIIAGFPGETDEDFEETMSLLKEVGYEQIFAFKYSPRPFTKAAEFEDQVPEDVKAGRLKAILELQNEISLGRHEQLCGREVEVLVEGQSKTDQAWLAGRTTGNHVVNFPGPMSLIGQLVNVRITKALCHCLCGELV; via the coding sequence ATGAAAGCCATGATTGCAAAGACTGATATCCGCCGGAAAAGGCTTTATATAGCCACATTCGGCTGTCAAATGAATGAATATGACTCCATCAAGATGATCCAGGTGCTCGGAAGTGAATATTCCATCACCAAAGACCCGCGCAATGCCGACCTCATATTGGTGAATACCTGCTCCATCCGCGAGAAGGCCGAGCATAAGCTCTACAGTCTCGTTGGGAGATTCAAGGAATTTAAGTTAAAGAACCCAGAGCTTATTATAGGTGTCGGGGGTTGTGTCGCCCAGCAGGAGGGGGAGAGGCTCTTAAAGTCATTGCCGCATATTGATCTTGTGTTCGGACCCCAGGGTCTTTACAGGCTTCCTGAGATGATAGGCGCTGTTAAGGCAGGAGTTGGACCTGTCTGCGCTACAGAATTGAGCGGGGACTTTGCTATTCCGTTTACAGGGGTACCTGTCCTCGGCGAGGGTGCGGTGCGTGCATTTGTAACAATAATGCAGGGTTGTGACAACTTCTGTACCTACTGCATCGTTCCGTATGTGAGGGGGCGGGAGGTAAGCAGGCCTGTCGGCGACATCTTTACCGAGGCAAAGGCCTTGGTGGAACAAGGCGTAAAAGAGATTATACTCCTCGGTCAAAACGTTAATTCCTATGGAAAAAAGAACGGGGGTCTGGGATTTGCCGGGTTGCTCAAGCAGGTCGCTAAGATACCGGGTCTCCTGAGGCTTCGCTTCACCACTAGCCATCCACGTGACCTCGGCGATGATGTGGCCGAGTGTTTTAGAGATATACCTAATCTTTGCAAACACCTGCATCTGCCCGTTCAATCTGGCTCGACAAGGATCTTGAAGCGTATGAACCGACGCTATACGCGCGAAGACTATTTGGACAGGATAAAGACGCTTAGGGATATGTGTCCTTCCATCACCTTTACCACTGATATCATTGCAGGATTTCCCGGAGAAACCGATGAGGACTTTGAAGAGACCATGAGTCTCTTAAAGGAAGTGGGTTATGAGCAGATATTTGCGTTCAAATACTCGCCGAGGCCCTTCACAAAGGCCGCTGAATTCGAAGATCAGGTACCTGAAGATGTAAAGGCCGGGCGCCTGAAAGCGATCCTTGAACTTCAAAACGAGATCAGTCTCGGGCGTCATGAACAGCTATGCGGAAGAGAGGTGGAGGTGCTTGTAGAAGGGCAGAGCAAGACCGATCAGGCCTGGCTTGCAGGCAGGACCACCGGCAATCATGTAGTTAATTTCCCTGGCCCGATGAGCCTTATCGGCCAGCTGGTCAACGTTAGGATAACAAAGGCACTCTGTCACTGCCTCTGCGGCGAACTGGTCTGA